The genomic stretch AAAGCTGTTTGCGCATCGATGAGGATTACGCCGACTTTTACAGGATCGCGACGCATCACAAGGAATACCGGTGGGTCACCCGGGCCGGCGCCGGTCGATTGCTCCGGTCCCCGACTGTCTTTGAGGATCTGGTCAAGATGATCTGCACGACGAACTGCAGCTGGGCGCTGACCGAGATCATGGTCGGCAACCTCTGCCGGAAACTCGGGACGCCGGACGGAGACGGGTGGTTCACATTTCCGCGGCCGGAGGCTCTCGCCGGCTGCACGGAGAAGTACCTGAGATCACAAATCCGCGTGGGGTATCGCGCCCCCTACCTCCTGGAGGCTGCGCGGCGCGCGGCGTCGGGGGAACTCGATCTTGAATCCTGGCGCACGCCGGGCCTTCCGGCATCCGAGCTCTACGACCGGCTCCGAACGGTCAAGGGGGTCGGGCCCTACGCCGCCGGCAATATCCTCAAACTCCTGGGACACTACGACCATCTCGGCATCGACAGCTGGTGCAGGAAGAAGTTCTTCGAGATTCATCGAAAAGGGCGGAAGACGAGCGACAGGGTCATCGAACGGCACTACGAACCGCTCGGGAAATGGAAGGGGCTCTTTTTCTGGATGGACCTTACGAAACACTGGTACGAGAAAGAATTTCCGTTCTGACCGGCAAGTGTCAGTCCTCCCGAACAACATGAGAACCTCAGATGGCGCATAAGAAGGGACCCATCAACATTTGGAGGGAAATGAAGCCCGCCTCGCTGCGCAGATTCGGTCTCGCTGCGTTTCTCCTCTTTAGCGTGCTGGGATTGCTCTCCATTCTGATGGAGTCGGAGCTGCGGCCCCACCGGTGGGTCTTCGTAGTGGTCCAGTGCGCGGCGTACGGCGGTCTCGCTGCAAGTCTCGTCCTCTCTCCCATCAGGCGCTGGTGGATCACCGTGTTTCTCCTCGCTCTCTGGTCCGCGGTCCTTGTCTTGAATTCCGGCGGGATCTCGTTCGTGTTCAACGAACAGGGCTTCCGGGTCCATCTCGGGAGTGCAATCGGAAGCTCCGACATCAAGGCGGCGGTCAAACAACCCGGGGAACCTCTCGTGTTGACCCCCGAGGAACTCAGCGCGATCTACACGCAGCGAGCCATCATCGGAACCGCGGCGATCTTCCTCCTTGTCCTCGGATATGTGACGTTTATCCGGGTTGTCCGCCTGGAGGTCAGGGAGCGCGCCCGGCTCGAGACCGAAGTCACCATCGCCCGCGATATTCAGCAGTCGCTCTTGCCCCAGGCGCCGCTGAAGACTGCATGGTGCGAGATCGCCGGTCTTACCGTCCCGATGACCGAGGTGGGAGGAGACTACTTCGACTGCGTGGAGCTGCCGGGGGAGATGATCGCAATCGCGATCGCGGATGTGACGGGTCATGGGGTCGGTGCGGGGATTCTCTCCGCGATGACCAAGAGCGCATTCCATTCGGAGCTCGAGCACGACACATCTCCCGATCTGGTCCTGCGGAACGTGAACCGGACCGTGCGCACGTTGTCGGATGAGAAGACCTTCGTGACATTCGCGTACCTCCGGTTGGAGAGGAAAAACGGGAGAGGTCTCTTATCGACAGCCGGACATCCCCCCATATTCCACCGGGATGGACGGACCGGGACGATCACGCAGCTCCGCACGGCGGCGCTCGGGCTCGGCATGCGGGACGACGCCCGTTTCAGCAACCTCGAGCTCCCCTGCGCGCCGGGTGACCGCCTGCTGCTCTACACCGACGGGGCGCTCGAACTTACCAACCGCAAGGGAGAGCAGTTCGGAAGCGACCGGCTGGCGGAAACCTTCAGGGCGCAGGACGGAGGGCCGGAGAAGATCTGCGCGGGGATTGTTTCGGAACTCCGCTCGTTCTCAGGCGATGAAGAGTTTCGCGACGATGTCACTCTGGTTTGCATCGGGCTGTCTGCCGGGATGTCTGGCGCGTAGAGTGTCTGCCGATGGCGATGAGCGAGAGCGAATACAAACGGTCTTTAAAATTTCCCCCCTCGGAGGAGATTCTCGATCTTCTCTTCTACAGGCCTGTCGCCTTTGTGGTGGTCAAGGCGGTGGCGCGATTACCGGTCACGCCCAACCAGGTTACGCTCGCTTCGCTTGCGGCCGGGCTGGCGGCCGCAGCCGAATTTGCTTCGGGATCCCGCTCCGGCCTCATCGAGGGCGCCCTCCTCTACGCTTTAGCCAACGTGCTTGATTGTGCCGACGGGCAGCTTGCCAGACTCCAGAAAAGCGGCACGCTCCTCGGAAGGGTTGTGGACGGGGCGGCCGATTATCTTTCAGGTGTCGCCATCTTCCTCGGCCTGGGCATCGGGCTCGCATCGTCGGGTGCAGCGGCCTGGTGGTTGATCGCCATTGCGGGGGTGAGCAGCGCTCTCCAGGCAATGTTCTTCGACCGCCACCAGAGCGAGTTTATTTCCTTTGCAGCCGGGGAGCCGGATTTTGCCGCCCGGGAGATCACCCGGTTTCAAACGGAGCTTCGACGCATCCGGCTCGATGGGAAAGAGTTCTTCAGGCCCGTGTTATTGCAGCTCTACATCAGATATCTGGCGGTGCAACAGCGTTTTCGCGGGAAAGAAGGGGTGCAGAGACGATCCTCCGGCGGGGAGGGCCTTAACCGGACGCTTATGATCCGCCTCTGGAGCGTTCTCGGTCCGACGACCAACCGTACGTTACTCATCGTTTGCGCTCTGGCGGGACGAATCGACATCTATCTCTGGTCGATCGCCGTCGGCGGGAATGCATGGCTGCTCGCGATCTCCGCGCTGCAGGCACTTGGAGCGTCCGCCAACCCGCCAGCATCCGCACGGGGAACCCCGTAGCCGCCATGGCCCGCCCAGGTGCGTTCACGCTCTACCGCCGGACGCTCAAATCGGATGAGTTCTACGCCGACGAGCTGATCAATATTTTTCTCCTCCGGCCCCTCGCCGCACTGGTCGTCTGGCTCGTCTATCCGCTGCGGGTGACACCGAACGATGTGACGATCGCAGCGATCGCGGTTGGGTTCGCTTCGGCGTATGACTATTGGCTCGGCACTTCGGGCGCGATTGCCCTCGCCGGAGTACTTATCGTCCTGAAGGACATCCTGGACGACGCGGACGGACAGCTCGCGCGGGCGAAAGAGCTTTATTCCCGTCGGGGGAGATTCCTCGATTCGGTGGGCGACTTTGCGGTAAACCTGGCCCTGTTTGCCGGGATTACTTCTGCGGTCCACAGGGTCCATCCGAACGGTTTGACGCTCCTCCTCGGAGCGCTTTCGCTCCTCGGGATCACGCTCCGGGTTTCCTACCATGTGTTCTACCAGGTTTCATTCCTGCACCGGGAGAACCGGTACAAGCTGAACCGGATCAGCGAGGAAATAACGGACGAGGACCGCACAGGCGACCCCGTCGCCCTCCGGTTGCAACGGGCTTTCGTCCTGATCTACGGCTGGCAGGACCGGCTGATGGCGGGGATTGACCGGTGGAGCATGGGGGAGCGGTTCGACGAGACGCACACGGACCTCTGGTACTCCGACCGGTTCGGGCTCCGTCTCTCAGGGCTGATGGGATTCGGCACCGAGTATATCCTGCTCGCGGCGTTTTCGTGGTGGAACATGCTCGACGCGTACCTCCTGTTCAACGTGTTCATCCTGAACGGAGTCTGGCTTTCGAGCGTCCTCTACCGGAGGATTGTCCTTGCGAAGAACCTGGCGCAGGAATTGTCATCCTGAGCGAAGCGAAGGATCCCGTCCCACACTGGACGAGATCCTTCGGTCGCTACGCTCCCTCAGGATGACTATGCGTTCGTCTCCCACCGTTTGAGCGTGGGAATCTTCTTCACGAAGAAGTAGCCGAGGAAACCGGGAATCCGCATTTCCTTCATCTTGCCCCTCACCCGGTCCTGCATTTGCCCGAGGGTCATTTCCGGCATGGTGAACTTGCCCCCCTGATAACAATGGCTGCAATAGGTCGAACTCTTTGCCCCATTCGCTTCCGTTCCGCCCCCCTGTTCGTCCCTGGAGAGCGGCATTCCGCAACTTTGACAATTCTTGTACCGTTCCGACATTTCGTTCTCCTCTCTATGAGTGTAAAGGAATCCTCAGGCCGGTAACCCGCCGACAACCCACGGTTCGATCAGCTTTTCATCCAATCCTTCGAGAAATCTCGACGGTTTTGTCAGGATCATGCCGGTCTCCCTGTCGTAGATATTGATCGGGTAGGTGATAAACAGGTGTTCCTGCGCCCGCGTGCAGGCCACGTACATGAGCCGGCGTTCCTCCTCCATCTGTTCGATGTCGTCCACGGCCCGCGAGGTGGGGAACCGGCCGTCGAGCGCGTAGATGAGAAAGACGCTGTTCCATTCAAGCCCTTTCGCGCTGTGGATCGTCGAGAGGACCAGGTATTCCTGCTCTTTCCCCGGAGAAGTCACGTCGGCGATGCTCTCGGTCGGCGGCTCGAGGGCGAGGTCGGTCAGAAGCGAGCCGATATCGTCGTAGCGGGCGGCGATGTTCTCAAACGCTTCGAGGTCCTTTTTTCGTTTCGTGTGATCGTCGTACTGCTTCCTGAACATCGGATGATAGTAGGTGATGAGGCGCGAGACCTTGTCGGCGGGCGAGGACCGGTCCGCGCTCATCGAGCGCAAGAGCTCAAAGAGTTCTTTCACGCTCGCCGGATACGAGGTGTATTCGGCCCAGAAGGCCGACGACTGTCCGGAGCGCCGCTCGAGGATATCGTCGATGATCTTCTCCGCGCTCCTCGGACCGATCCCGTCGATCAGGAGCAGGATCCGGTTCCACGCGACGACGTCCCTCGGGTTCTCGATGACGCGAAGATACGCGATCATATCCTTCACGTGGGCGGTTTCGATGAACTTGTACCCCCCGAACTTCACGAACGGGATATTCGCCTTCGTGAGCTCGATCTCGAGATCGAAGGAATGGAAGGAGGAGCGGAAGAGCACCGCGATCTCCTCCAGCGGGACGCCCTCCTCGCGCAGGTCCAGGATCTTTTGGACGACGAATTTCGACTGGTTGTTTTCGTCTTCCGCCACCACCAGCTGCGGAAGCGAGCCGCCGGATTTGTTCGTGAAGAGTTTCTTGGTGTACTTGTGGCGCACGGGCATCCTAGTCGAGCGCCCGCCTTAAGATCTCGTTCGCAACATCGAGGATCGCCTGCGTGCTCCGGTAATTCTCCTCCAGCGTAATGACCTTGCACTCCGGGAAGTCTTCCGGAAACTCCAGGATGTTGCGGATCGTGGCGCCCCTGAAGGAATAGATCGACTGTGAGTCGTCCCCCACGACCATCAGGTTCTGGTGGCGGTAGGCGAGCAGTTTCACGATCTCCGACTGCAATTTGTTCGTATCCTGATACTCGTCCACCATGATATACCGGTACTTTCCGGAGATCTCGGCTCTGACCGGCTCATGTTCCTTCAAAAGCCGCACGAGGTTCAAAAGGAGATCGTCGTAATCCATCAGGTTGTGGGCCGACTTGTAATCGGCGTAGGAGTGAAAGACCGAGCAGATGTCGTCGAGCTGCTCGAGGTAATGCGGATAATCCGCCGCGAGGATGTTCTCGACGGGGGTGATGGTATTGATCGACCGGCTGTAGAGATCGTACAACGTCTCTTTCCGGGGAAACCTTCGCTCCTTGGTGTCGAGTTTGAGGCGCGTCCGGATCAGGCTGACGACATCCTCCGCGTCGCGCTGGTCGAGTATCGTAAAGGCCCGGTCGTAGCCGAGAAGGGATGCGTGCCTGCGCAGGACGTAATTTGCGAACGAATGGAACGTTCCTCCGGAGACCTTTTCACACCGGTGGTCGAGGAGGATGGATGCCCGCCGGAGCATCTCCTGGGCGGCTCTCCGGGTAAAGGTCAGGAGGAGAATGTGTTCGGGCCTGGCTCCGAGCTCGACGAGGTAGGCGACCCGGTAGACGATCGTCCGCGTCTTCCCGGTCCCCGCTCCGGCGATGATCAGATGGGGCCCGTCGATCGAGGTGACGGCGTCGTGCTGGGCGGAATTCAGCTGATTCTTGTAATCGATCAGAAAACGCTGCGGGTGAACGAGGTGAAGCTCATCCGGGCGCTTCTTCAGTTCGTATCGTTTCATTCAGAATAAATATATGAAAAAGGAAATGGGAATGCGAGAACTCTTGATTTGCAATTGATGGCCCGAATCGATATTTCTATACACCAATGACTGACGTGATCATACTCGGCGCAGGGGCGGCGGGCCTCATGTGCGCGATCGAGGCGGGCAAGAGGGGAAGATCGGTCCTCGTGCTCGAGCGGAATAAGAGGATCGGTGAGAAGATACGGATCTCGGGGGGCGGGAGGTGCAATTTTACCAACAGGGTGACCGAACACGAGCATTATATTTCGGAAAACCCCCATTTCTGCAAGTCGGCCCTTGCCCGGTTCACCCCCGATGATTTCATCTCCCTCGTCAACAAACACCGGATCGCGTATCACGAAAAGACTCTCGGCCAGCTCTTCTGCGACGGGTCGTCGCTCGAAATCATCAAAATGCTCGAAAAAGAATGCGGCGATTCAGGCGTTCGCATTGTTTCCGATTGCCGGATATCGGACGTGCGCAAGCGGGACCGGTTCGTGGTCACGACGGGCGCAGGGGAGTTCGAGTCCGGTTCGCTGGTCATCGCAACGGGCGGATTGTCCATCCCGAAGCTCGGAGCGACGGACTTCGGATACAGGATCGCCCGACAGTTCGGTTTGAAGACTACGCAAACGGCCCCGGGGCTCGTCCCGATCACGTTCGGCAAGGAAGATCTCCCGTTTTTCAAGTCGCTCAGCGGCGTCTCCCACGAAGCAGTCGTCCGCTCCGACGGGGAGGAGTTCCGGGAGAATATCCTCTTTACGCATCGCGGTCTCAGCGGCCCGGCGATACTTCAAATATCCTCGTACTGGAAGGGAGGGGATGCGATTACGATCGATCTGTCTCCGGATGCCGGAGTTCAGGAATTCCTTTCCGGGAAACGCAAAGCCGGAGGGGAGCTTTCGACGGCCCTCTCAGAAATACTCCCGAGACGACTGGCGAAACAGTTGTGCGAACTGTACGGATGGTCGAAGCCCGTTCAAGGATACACAAACGAGGAACTCCTGTCGATTGCAGCCCGGCTCCACGACTGGAAGCTGAAACCGGATGGCACCGAAGGCTATGGGAAGGCGGAAGTCACACGGGGCGGCGTCGACACGAACGAGCTCTCCTCCAAGACCATGGAAGCAAGAGAAGTCCCCGGGTTGTACGTAGTCGGGGAGGTGGTGGACGTTACCGGGCACCTGGGTGGGTACAATTTCCAGTGGGCGTGGGCATCGGGGTTTGTGGCAGGGCAGTATGCCTGATCTTTGAACCTGCAGAGCACCTGCTTCAAATTACCAGTAGTGCCTCAGTTTGGCCGTCTGACTCTCCAGCTCGTCATGCTGACATGCTTTAGGTCAGCATCTTCCAACTCTTTTGGTAAGATCCCGACCTGAAACATGTCGGGATGACGGCAAAAGATGAAAATGCGACACTACCAAATTGCCCGGTCCTGCTTACATTATGAAACTATTTTCTTATATTTCCAGACTTTGAATTCATACTCGTGCTGAAACCTAAACTCTTTACAACACTCGAGCACTACTCCCGGGAACAATTTGTCGCTGATCTCACGGCAGGGCTGATCGTCGGCATCGTCGCCTTGCCGCTTGCGATAGCGTTCGCAATCGCTTCCGGTGTTTCGCCGGAGAAAGGGCTCTTCACTGCCATTGTCGCCGGCTTCATTGTGTCCGCACTGGGAGGGAGCAAAGTCCAGATTGGCGGCCCAACCGGCGCCTTCGTTGTCATTGTCTATGGCGTTATTCAATCCTATGGGATGAACGGATTGATCATCGCCACAATCATGGCCGGCATCATCCTCATGATTATGGGTTTCGCCCGATTTGGCTCCGCAATCAAATTCATTCCATATCCCGTCATCGTCGGGTTCACAAGCGGTATAGCGCTCATCATTTTCTCGTCGCAGGTCAAGGACTTTCTCGGATTGCAGATGGGCGCGGTTCCGGCGGATTTTATCGAGAAGTGGGCCTCCTTTGGCCGGCATCTTGATCTGGTAAATCCGTTTTCTATCGCGATCGCAATCGGCTCCCTTTTGATCATCATGCTCTGGCCACATGTTTCACACAAAATCCCCGGACCTCTCGTCGCGCTCGTTCTTTCCACGCTTGTCGTGCAATTGTTCCA from Bacteroidota bacterium encodes the following:
- a CDS encoding Fe-S cluster assembly protein HesB; this translates as MKLSIHVGPDFNFWTTVCSHGWCTLPPFNADKEARALERPFELSGGRVLNVRIRHASRRLTLDLPSVRSLPPGATRELLSQVKSCLRIDEDYADFYRIATHHKEYRWVTRAGAGRLLRSPTVFEDLVKMICTTNCSWALTEIMVGNLCRKLGTPDGDGWFTFPRPEALAGCTEKYLRSQIRVGYRAPYLLEAARRAASGELDLESWRTPGLPASELYDRLRTVKGVGPYAAGNILKLLGHYDHLGIDSWCRKKFFEIHRKGRKTSDRVIERHYEPLGKWKGLFFWMDLTKHWYEKEFPF
- a CDS encoding PP2C family protein-serine/threonine phosphatase, whose product is MAHKKGPINIWREMKPASLRRFGLAAFLLFSVLGLLSILMESELRPHRWVFVVVQCAAYGGLAASLVLSPIRRWWITVFLLALWSAVLVLNSGGISFVFNEQGFRVHLGSAIGSSDIKAAVKQPGEPLVLTPEELSAIYTQRAIIGTAAIFLLVLGYVTFIRVVRLEVRERARLETEVTIARDIQQSLLPQAPLKTAWCEIAGLTVPMTEVGGDYFDCVELPGEMIAIAIADVTGHGVGAGILSAMTKSAFHSELEHDTSPDLVLRNVNRTVRTLSDEKTFVTFAYLRLERKNGRGLLSTAGHPPIFHRDGRTGTITQLRTAALGLGMRDDARFSNLELPCAPGDRLLLYTDGALELTNRKGEQFGSDRLAETFRAQDGGPEKICAGIVSELRSFSGDEEFRDDVTLVCIGLSAGMSGA
- a CDS encoding CDP-alcohol phosphatidyltransferase family protein; this translates as MSESEYKRSLKFPPSEEILDLLFYRPVAFVVVKAVARLPVTPNQVTLASLAAGLAAAAEFASGSRSGLIEGALLYALANVLDCADGQLARLQKSGTLLGRVVDGAADYLSGVAIFLGLGIGLASSGAAAWWLIAIAGVSSALQAMFFDRHQSEFISFAAGEPDFAAREITRFQTELRRIRLDGKEFFRPVLLQLYIRYLAVQQRFRGKEGVQRRSSGGEGLNRTLMIRLWSVLGPTTNRTLLIVCALAGRIDIYLWSIAVGGNAWLLAISALQALGASANPPASARGTP
- a CDS encoding CDP-alcohol phosphatidyltransferase family protein, with amino-acid sequence MARPGAFTLYRRTLKSDEFYADELINIFLLRPLAALVVWLVYPLRVTPNDVTIAAIAVGFASAYDYWLGTSGAIALAGVLIVLKDILDDADGQLARAKELYSRRGRFLDSVGDFAVNLALFAGITSAVHRVHPNGLTLLLGALSLLGITLRVSYHVFYQVSFLHRENRYKLNRISEEITDEDRTGDPVALRLQRAFVLIYGWQDRLMAGIDRWSMGERFDETHTDLWYSDRFGLRLSGLMGFGTEYILLAAFSWWNMLDAYLLFNVFILNGVWLSSVLYRRIVLAKNLAQELSS
- a CDS encoding zinc ribbon domain-containing protein is translated as MSERYKNCQSCGMPLSRDEQGGGTEANGAKSSTYCSHCYQGGKFTMPEMTLGQMQDRVRGKMKEMRIPGFLGYFFVKKIPTLKRWETNA
- a CDS encoding ATP-dependent helicase; this translates as MRHKYTKKLFTNKSGGSLPQLVVAEDENNQSKFVVQKILDLREEGVPLEEIAVLFRSSFHSFDLEIELTKANIPFVKFGGYKFIETAHVKDMIAYLRVIENPRDVVAWNRILLLIDGIGPRSAEKIIDDILERRSGQSSAFWAEYTSYPASVKELFELLRSMSADRSSPADKVSRLITYYHPMFRKQYDDHTKRKKDLEAFENIAARYDDIGSLLTDLALEPPTESIADVTSPGKEQEYLVLSTIHSAKGLEWNSVFLIYALDGRFPTSRAVDDIEQMEEERRLMYVACTRAQEHLFITYPINIYDRETGMILTKPSRFLEGLDEKLIEPWVVGGLPA
- a CDS encoding ATP-dependent helicase → MKRYELKKRPDELHLVHPQRFLIDYKNQLNSAQHDAVTSIDGPHLIIAGAGTGKTRTIVYRVAYLVELGARPEHILLLTFTRRAAQEMLRRASILLDHRCEKVSGGTFHSFANYVLRRHASLLGYDRAFTILDQRDAEDVVSLIRTRLKLDTKERRFPRKETLYDLYSRSINTITPVENILAADYPHYLEQLDDICSVFHSYADYKSAHNLMDYDDLLLNLVRLLKEHEPVRAEISGKYRYIMVDEYQDTNKLQSEIVKLLAYRHQNLMVVGDDSQSIYSFRGATIRNILEFPEDFPECKVITLEENYRSTQAILDVANEILRRALD
- a CDS encoding NAD(P)/FAD-dependent oxidoreductase — encoded protein: MTDVIILGAGAAGLMCAIEAGKRGRSVLVLERNKRIGEKIRISGGGRCNFTNRVTEHEHYISENPHFCKSALARFTPDDFISLVNKHRIAYHEKTLGQLFCDGSSLEIIKMLEKECGDSGVRIVSDCRISDVRKRDRFVVTTGAGEFESGSLVIATGGLSIPKLGATDFGYRIARQFGLKTTQTAPGLVPITFGKEDLPFFKSLSGVSHEAVVRSDGEEFRENILFTHRGLSGPAILQISSYWKGGDAITIDLSPDAGVQEFLSGKRKAGGELSTALSEILPRRLAKQLCELYGWSKPVQGYTNEELLSIAARLHDWKLKPDGTEGYGKAEVTRGGVDTNELSSKTMEAREVPGLYVVGEVVDVTGHLGGYNFQWAWASGFVAGQYA